The genomic stretch CCGCTGGGCGAAGGAGGCTTGGAGCAGCGGGAGCACCGGCGGCCGCGGGAcgagctccgctcgccggcgaggaggaggaggcccccgaCTTGTTGAAGGAGCTACGACAGTTCCTCAAGGACGACGacaagaggaagagggcggaggaggaagaggtggcggcggccatcgccgccgcgaaggaggcggagttgcggaaggcggaggcggaggcggactcgtACCTAGTCGACCTCCCCGAGTAGGATCGCGGAGGTCTGGATGTAGAATcgttgatccgtatgtatgatccgtagtatgatcaatgaaattgaacttcccggggttttcatttttgaaaatacggggcgaaatacggggtctgctagacgaaatggctcttccgttagcaacttttcgatacggggcgaaaaagcggcgagatacggggcagaattataaggggcctgctagacatgctctaactaaAGGTAACATGTTACGATGAGTTTcacagttgctttaatgtggttGACAAGAAAACTAAGCCTCAAATCTATGTGGgagtttgtgctttattgtaggcTATATGAAAGTGTCAAAATGATAATGTTCGTAACAAGATTATAGTTgctcatttcttgcaggttatccaaaAAGGTACATATTGGAACCACATGTGCTCATATCATCGGATTGCGAGGGAGTGAGAGCTCATGGCCTACGCGTGCAACTATCTTGAGACATTTTCAGAGATAGATATCTATATGTGTATATGATGCATAAGACCTATATGTATTTTCTATTGTATCTGTCGATCTTTGTATATATTCACTATTTGTGATCTGTGATTTAGAATATATACAATGCTTGGTAACTTTGCACTAATATTGTTGTGTTCGTCGGTTGATGCGGATGGCATAGAATTCCCCTTTCGAAAAATACATATATATCTTTTTTGTACACCAGAATAAAATTAAGCTGGTGACTGCATGGCCGGACACATTGAGTTAACACTCACACACCGGATCAATGATCACTCTAATTTTTTTTGATGCAATGATTGCTTCGACAGTTCCAACGTCGAATCCAAGATTAATTAGTTTCCACCTCGATCTGCTGTTCGGTTCGTGATTTCCTTGAGGCAATGGTTTCCAACTGCATGTGCCCTAATCACCCATTCCTAGCGAATCCAGCGAACAGAGATCTGTTTGCCAAAGCAAGGGAGACGACGATATACATCTCGATccatatttttttaaaatgatACGTACATCTCGATCTGACAAAGGAAAATATTAAgaatcatctgcattttatatgggcCACAGGGAAACGCGCGCGGAGAGTTAAGGAACCAGGGAGTGTACTGGATAATCCAATGCACATTTCTTTCAGAAAGGAACATGAACAATAGACGTACACACCCGTACTGTGTATAAACTACAAACTTGATGATCAACTTAAAACTTGATTTGATCACACTCGATCAGGTATGGAACTGCGATAGTGGCCGGGATAGCACATGGATGCTACTCCACTTGCCTAGCTAAGCTCCTTAATTTTACACACAGACACACACACATAAGCACACATCTGGAAGACGCACAAATGACGACGCCTGGCAGTACGCAATAACTTAAAATCCTTCGATCCATCGTAAATAGGGATCGAtcagatgccaccggaacgattaACTCGATCCGAGAAGAGCAGGTAAGTCAAAACTGGACGTCGGACCAGTAGCTTCTGCCGCCCGCCCAGCCATAGGGGATGATATTGTTGGCCACGCGCGACTTGCCGGTGTCACTGGTGATGCGCAGGGATAATGGGCCTTGCAGCGGCTCCCTGGTGTCCAACCGAAAGACGGTGCCCCAGGAGCGGTACATCGACTCCCAGCTCCCCGTCGGGCGTCCGTTCCTGCTCCGCATGACGTCCATCTTCACCACGGCCCCGTCCCCGTTCGCGTACGCCGGCACCACCGGGAGGTAGTTGGGGTTGGCCCCCGGCAGGACGAAGAAGGTCACCTTCATTCCCGGGAAGTTGCAGGGCACCCTCCTGAACTGCATGTCGATGATGCCGGCGTGGCGGAGCTGATCGTTCTGGCCACCGAACGCCATGGCGCCGAACGCCGTGCCGCTCAGATCAAAATGGTACCTTGCGACGGGGTAGTAGTTCATGTCGGTGATGACCACCGTCCTAGGCTCGCCGGAGCAGGCAGGGTTGTTGTTTCTGAGGCAGCGTATCTGGAACAAAGATTAAAGAAGAAAATGTCAACGTTTCGATGTGTGTGTACTGCTTGCAGTCACATGCAATTAACGGTCATCGATATCGTAAAATGGAGATCCCTTGTGTCAGGTTTGCGTTTGACCAATGTAATTAAAATGATTGCATCAACCAATTTAACTGACATTGTCGGCGCCACACATGGTACTGCAATTAATGCACTACGTCCTCCTAACCTGGTAGCAGCTGCCGCATCCGGCTCCGTCCTGGAAGAGAGGTTCATTGCCGCAGGACGTCATGGAGGAGAAGGGGTACTTGTTCGCGTTCTTGAAGCCGCAAGCACCACCTGAAAACAGATCGAGCGGCATTATTACTACAGGGTTGCGCTGCGTGCTGCAACAAAACATTGTGCCGCCGTCGCATATGAGCTTACCGTTGTCTTCGGGCCCGGCGCCGGTGGGTGGGCCGTACCAGGTGGCCTTGGCGGCGAGCCAGCCGGAGTTGTAGGATTTGGCGAGGGAGGTGTCGTAGTTCTCTGCAGAACGGACGGATGTCACGAGCACGGACAGGAGTGCGACAATGGCAACGGCAACGGCATTGGTGGTGACACCAGCCATATTGGCACTAGGTCTACGAACCTCCTTAGACTTCTAGGATCGGTACTTGCTGGAGTGGTACTACTCCTGTTTGTGTTTTGATGGCTGGACGGGAAGACATTGCCCGGGCATTTATAGGCAGGGCCAAGAGGCAAAATGAGGTGAGAACGACGAGTCGGCACCAGTTGCAGTTGcacccgacgacgacgacgactaagcTCGTATGGCGTGTGTAGAGCAACGAAGTAACATGGCTACGGAGGGAATCATGGAGGAATGGAGGCACCGGTTTACGTGCGTACGACTATTAAACCACATCTTGCAAGTGACATCGATTGCCCGCTAATGATATGGGTGCACAAGACAAATGCTTACTGtagatttcctttttctttgagaAAACTTGATTCCAGAAAGTCAGACCTTCATTATGTGCCTCAAGATCACGGCCCACGCTATTTATGTTGAAAATATAAACAAATTCCCATATGATTTAATCCGAACTAAAAATTGACATAGCATGATCATGGAGTCACTAATAAAAATAGTCATGTAGACTAACAGAGTAGATGAACATATACCATGTAAACAAGAAAAATTTATCGAATCTACTCTAAACAGTAGAACTAGAAACTCTAGCAAGATATGCATGATAGAGAGATAGATTAGTCACATACGGTGCAGCGTGAGCACCAGCGGCGTTGACGGCGGCATCATCAGCATCGGTGTCGGCtcacatgttgaggttgccgaagaggaCATTGACGTCCATgaagaagtcgtcgttggggAACTCATCGTCCGATGATGTCATGTTGCGAGTAGTTGCGCATAAGCGCTCCACAAAAACCCGAGCGCCCCTCACACGTACAAGTAAAGGTCTATGAGAGCCGGGGTTCCAAGACGTACTATCCCGTCGATTGGTGCACAACGAAGGATGGGATGAGGaagatgatggcggcggcgcgaggttcTGGAAGGAGGCAGTCTCATATGTGTCGTGTAGGCTAGGGTTTGCATCCAAGTTTATATAGTGGGGTTCGGGAAGGTTGTGGGTGCAACCCACGCCCTAGTCGGCACAACCACAATGTAGAAAATTCGCAAAAAATGGTTGCAATAATGGCATCCACTAGTGACTAGTAATTGATTTAACAATTAATTTCCTGAACAACAAAAAGATAAGCTTGGCTTAGCTAGATTCCTTCAACCcaccgtgtcgtgacgaggcgggtggtggaggaggagtgcACCAGGGcgcgctctctctctcttttcactTACTTACAAGGACTACAACAACCACCCCTATAAACGACCACATTTCTCTCAACTAGCAGTGTGGGGCAAAACTTTAGTCCCACCTCTTGCCATACATGAAATGGGCTAAagagaatttcagaatttgtattgGGCTATGTGCTAAGGCCCGAGGCCAAATTCCAGTAATCCCCACAAAGTCTCATTGGCACATTGAATATCATTATTCTAGAACATTGTTTATATATTGGTGCATGGTGGAGACTTCTAAGTTGAACTTGTACCAAGAATTTTTATATTACACTAGTTTGGAACTTGAATGGTGGATTATGCCTTGAATTACAActtttctgcgcactagcttcacACAAATTCTAGACCAATAATGGGCTACGCCGGGGCTGCCCCGCGTTGTGAAGCTTATCTGTCACACTCCTTGGCCCTTCATGAGTTTATTAGAGAGATCCAACTCTCACGAACTGCGACGTTTGACAGtcaaactcatataggtgtgttcatcAGAAGACGTTCTacaggacaacatctttgcttaTTTAAGCCACGTAGAGCACATTAAGATAAATATCAACCTACCATGCAGAtttgagagtattgcatcttcatGGAGAGGTAAATTCAATGTAGGATACTCTCCTCCTAGCTGACAAACAGCTTGTCTCACAACTCTTATTCACGGTATCTCCCATCACATAGAGTGGTTTACCACTATGGGTAACTCATAGTGTGGGTGTTAAACCCATATCACTCAATGCATTCTCAATCACATTGCGTGATAGACCCTTTGTGAAGGGATCTACCGAGTTTCTAGACATTTGAATATAGTTCAACGGAATAActtcggagtttctcattttgtaAACAGATTTCAATgttctcttcacatgccttgatgacttcataataGCGGTTGTTGGCTTCTCAACCACACATATGTCCATCAAGAGCTGACGAAACCACTATGCTTTAATAGTGGTAGCAGTGTCTATTGTTGTGAGTTCTCCTTGCATTGTTGATCtctttaagatggtctgcttgcaaaacTTTCAGgaaacaacaccaccaccaagtgTAATTAAATAACCACTCGTGACCTTAGTCTCATCAGAATCAGAAATTAAATCCAGTTTGAGTCACTATAACAGTCAAGTATCCTTGGATACCAAGTATAGTGATTACCATAGCTCGTAGTGCCTTTGAAATATCGCAAAActttctcaagagcatgccaatgaacatctgtaGGATTTAATACAAATTGACCGAGTTTCCTTACGGCAAAAGAGATGGCAGGCCTCGTGGCGTTGGCTAATTAAATAAGTGAACCAATTATCTGAGAATGTCTCAATTGATCTCTAAGAATTCTTCTATTATTTGGAATTAGCACACCGGGATCATAAGGAGTTGGAGAAGACTTGAAGTTTCTATACCCAAAATGGCTCAATATGTTTTCCACATAATGGTACtaaagcaatgtaatcccaccattgtcGTCCTTGAGAAGCTTTATGTTTAAGATTACATCAGCTACTCCTAagaccttcatctcaaaacaatgaGATAGAAACTCTTGGACCTCCTTAATAAAAGATAGGCTGGTTCCAGATATCAATATTTCATCAACATAGAGACAAAGGATAACacgctcgcccccaccatggcaatAGTATACAGtacttgtcagcttcgtttacaacaaagcgaACTTCTCGTTCCACTACTTAGGTGCTTCCTCAAGACCATACAAGACTTCAAcaacttacacacctttcttttttGACCATCTACTATGAATCcattatgttggtctatataaATTTCCTCAtcgagctctccatttaggaaagttaTCTTAATGTCCATTTTATAAACGAGAATACCATGTGCGTTAGACAAGGAAAGATACTCGAATAGGGGCCAGTCGAGCTACAGGTGAGTATGCATCAAAGAAGTCTTCACCATATTTTTGGGTAGAACCCCTAGACACAAGTCGtggcttgtacttttcaatagtacctgttgtgggtatactttatgggtatatcaacggcatggcctagatccggcaagcccgggtgggccATAgtcggtggtgaggcatgtggcccatcgggcggcccagttgctgtagatcttgaaggatgaagtccagcccaggaacaggccggaagccggatctctaccgacctacgaaggaggccggatctgtgacggcccatgaagtatccggatccagcacgtacttggaggaaggcggatccttgacgtacacgccaagacattgtactgtagttaggcaacttgtattccggctaggacactccatgtaaaccctagatccgtgcgcctctataagccggatcctgggagccctagaggcacaaccacaactcattgtaacaacgcgaaagcgcccagataattccagacaagcagcgagtaggccctgtcatcgtgcaggtgttccgaagctgggtaactcgcgtaccaccgtcccgtgtgcactccgccctatggcccctacttcttctccccctcgtgaggatccctcctccgaggtaccgtcgattaggcaacgacaattggcgcccaccgtggggcctgcggcgtctggaggccggggagggttccgccatgagaagctacgacgacaccatcgctgtggggcgtgtcctttacgccggaaatctgccgatcgtccctccggatgactgCTGGATTCCggataaaaccgaccccgtcaagctctccatcgtcccagttggcggcatacacatcttcatcggggaaaccgtcgattccgacggaaacccactggtaagtagcgctgacgcgaccgccgccgagcaggacgcagtcgcgaagatccgatctgagacgcaggaacttcttagcgaagattccgccttagatctgaaaaaatcaaaacccacccaacccgcccctgagcaggaaataaaggtggaagaccaatgcagatccgcctgggtctcccaggtgttagagaagaaaaagtgtcacttcgtgcacttcttggcccataccgccggaaccgcccctcaagaagtcggagctggtcccgagcaggtcgaggccccggaaaacaacgctgctccggatcagcaagaggctgtcggagaaagcggaactccggttgaagagtcaattttgggcaacctaagcccaatttccggagatacccaatccatggacactgaagagttcgatcgcaaggtgaaggaatatggatacggtgatcagcctgaagttgactccgcccagccaaagcaggtactcgcgactgtagcggcgctgggagaacatggatcagaagaggcaggcacccaatccgacccccggccatcccatcagggatctccaatgtcgcgggagcgaccccgcagggattcttcctcggaggacctcctgtcgcctgaagagatggttgcacaagcaggcatggatgcggtttatcgctcggatattcttaacaaacccatcactcccgaagacgtagaagcattagaagctaagagactggagctgctggccacatccaaaaagtttaaggacaccgcagccgccatgctggaggaaaggaagcacgccgcagtttttgtggaaggcttcatccagcgcgagcaggaggtggacgaaggactggcaaaggtcaaggaactccgaaagcattgggaggacaagatcgttgaagctcatcatgaggtcgaaaggacccggcgtgagttgatagctccccgcaggatcaccttcgcaactccaacggagcaggagccgttcgcaaccccaaaagacaatatgacgaaggctgcagaaatcttgaagaaaaagaacgaggagatcgacatcgactacgttcgcacgctcgtcgcttcagcagtgaagcagcagagcaaggcagacacttcgcgcaagttggagtctaacccagagcattgcgtctccactgcgcgcgaaggacgcccacgacaatcgccatcaagatgacgaatcgcgaaccggatcttcgaacgcggaaggaaagccagggaacacccaaatccgatccccgtaccatcaaagacgccaccgtcagatccaagaaagggaaaggatgcaatgtactctggacgggacaagtaccgcaacccctctcctccgcccaatggttacccgcgtccctctcaccgccgtagtccagccggaaaaacCAGGCCCCAGGGGcacggtggaattgttatccgcgacaacgtgctgccttcaagaaacagaaacagggagcgcacaccggaacctcgccggaaccagaacaacgatcgtgagcctaggaggagtcgggatgaggagcgcgatccggaacctcgccggagccggaacaaccagggcagccagctccacggcgaaggcagccgcaggagccggagccagcaccaggaaggccggggagaatctgaaggcggaagcaagaagtcggatcgaccccctcgcaggtctccctcaccaccacctagcggtggcggcggaggtggaggcggaggcggcggccggaggtctcgctctcgttcacagtcccctcgccacggctcgcgcgacgcgcgggaaagcctcaacgaatacagaaccgactacatcggtccgaagtgctttggcaggatgattcgagaggaaccaaagccaaggatgaacctcaagctacccggaaacctgaagcattatgatggcaccgaaaggccggatacctggattgaggattactataatgcagtaacctttgccggaggaacccctaatatcgcctaccgcatgctccagttgtaccttgtaggtccagcccggatctggctcagcgacctcga from Lolium rigidum isolate FL_2022 chromosome 4, APGP_CSIRO_Lrig_0.1, whole genome shotgun sequence encodes the following:
- the LOC124649052 gene encoding expansin-B2-like, yielding MAGVTTNAVAVAIVALLSVLVTSVRSAENYDTSLAKSYNSGWLAAKATWYGPPTGAGPEDNGGACGFKNANKYPFSSMTSCGNEPLFQDGAGCGSCYQIRCLRNNNPACSGEPRTVVITDMNYYPVARYHFDLSGTAFGAMAFGGQNDQLRHAGIIDMQFRRVPCNFPGMKVTFFVLPGANPNYLPVVPAYANGDGAVVKMDVMRSRNGRPTGSWESMYRSWGTVFRLDTREPLQGPLSLRITSDTGKSRVANNIIPYGWAGGRSYWSDVQF